One region of Zingiber officinale cultivar Zhangliang chromosome 7B, Zo_v1.1, whole genome shotgun sequence genomic DNA includes:
- the LOC122005945 gene encoding ankyrin repeat domain-containing protein, chloroplastic-like, with product MLQPSSLLSHPGFLPIAVAPPTFSSRSSCFSFPLPSLFSAIKPFPLAAASNSSSSSSSFPTFFPYTYQNHREQQEEPEIPSHQEEDSAIGDCLVFEDGAFEDGDPYEPPSRAPRPEMKIRRRKSAAASEVEPESLVPEKWKEAVEEINLTKKEKRRISHELRFASRMDRRKKSPVPDREEYQAQREMMLARLKPVVLDDPPKFLTDKESGAAEPPKLEAPPGTRATPRNPWLALKGETLEDVTDFFNSGKYVPPNENDDKKPQGRQKLFTTNEKILLNKRIPNLGEATSGKWLPLHSLATSGEFFLLDKLLKHNVDINGVDKDGLSAIHKAILCKKQAIVNYLLRNSANPFIRDNDGATLLHYAVLTASSETIKILQLYNVDINLADDDGWTPLHLAVQTQRTDIVRLLLIKGADRTLKNRDGLTPLDLCLYSGHGIRTYELIRLLKQLPVSK from the exons ATGCTACAGCCGAGCTCGCTCCTCTCCCACCCCGGCTTCCTTCCCATCGCCGTCGCCCCTCCCACCTTCTCTTCCCGTTCTTCATGCTTCTCTTTTCCTCTTCCATCTCTCTTCTCCGCCATCAAGCCCTTTCCTCTCGCCGCCGCTTccaactcctcctcctcctcctcctctttcccCACCTTCTTCCCCTACACCTATCAGAACCACCGAGAACAGCAGGAAGAGCCCGAAATTCCATCtcatcaagaggaggactctgcCATCGGTGACTGTCTCGTCTTCGAGGATGGCGCCTTCGAGGACGGCGACCCCTATGAACCTCCCTCCCGAGCCCCCCGACCCGAGATGAAGATCAGGCGGAGAAAGTCCGCGGCGGCTTCCGAGGTTGAACCCGAGAGTTTGGTGCCGGAGAAATGGAAGGAGGCGGTGGAAGAGATCAACTTGACGAAGAAGGAGAAGCGGAGGATCTCGCACGAGTTGAGGTTCGCGAGCCGGATGGATCGGCGGAAGAAATCGCCCGTTCCGGACAGGGAGGAGTACCAGGCGCAACGCGAGATGATGCTCGCCCGACTAAAGCCCGTGGTGCTCGATGATCCGCCTAAATTCCTGACGGATAAGGAGTCGGGGGCTGCGGAGCCGCCCAAATTGGAAGCGCCACCTGGAACAAGGGCAACTCCGAGGAACCCTTGGTTGGCGTTGAAGGGGGAAACATTGGAGGACGTCACGGATTTCTTCAACAGCGGAAAGTATGTTCCACCGAATGAGAACGACGATAAGAAACCCCAAG GTCGCCAGAAGTTGTTCACAACCAATGAAAAGATTCTTTTGAATAAACGCATACCTAATTTGGGAGAAGCCACTTCA GGTAAATGGCTTCCGCTACATAGTCTTGCTACATCAGGAGAGTTTTTTCTGCTGGATAAATTACTCAAACACAATGTTGACATCAATGGTGTTGATAAG GATGGTTTATCGGCAATACACAAAGCCATTCTTTGTAAGAAGCAAGCAATTGTTAACTACCTCCTGCGAAATTCAGCAAATCCTTTCATTCGTGATAAT GATGGGGCTACCCTACTCCATTATGCTGTCCTGACAGCGTCAAGTGAGACCATAAAGATTCTTCAGTTGTATAATGTTGACATAAACCTTGCAGATGAT GATGGCTGGACGCCCTTGCATCTTGCTGTGCAGACACAAAGAACAGATATAGTGAGGCTATTGCTTATCAAAGGAGCTGACAGGACCCTCAAAAATCGA GATGGATTGACGCCGCTAGATCTTTGCCTTTATTCTGGTCACGGCATAAGAACTTACGAGCTAATAAGATTACTGAAGCAGCTGCCTGTATCGAAATGA